One segment of Variovorax sp. PAMC28562 DNA contains the following:
- a CDS encoding oligosaccharide flippase family protein yields MSTKSSNIASKAVGAGAWTVGTRLIAKLIDLAMLLCLARFLGPAEFGLVATAMAVVFIVEALFELPMAAALIRLPELTPAMLHTAFTLSLLRGIVIALLLLALAWPLAAFNDEPRLTSLLAVLALAPALRGLVSPRMVEYARAFNFRPDSAMELSGKAVAFTVSVAIAVITRSYWAIAAATVCGPLVSTLLSYYIAPLRPRLTLVHWANFSSLIGWNFLSQLSAALNWQIDRLMLPRLTTDTVFGQYAMGKQMSEIPIQALVAPLARPAMAALASAGGSQASRYLQLSHAIALVLIPVMGVPLFWPDVLVRVTLGPAWVLAAEWVRWLSAVALLGLPAVLMGSLAMTLNRSRWVAVRTLVELLARLPLVWAGAVHFGIPGAIAGSAIATATGTLTALFIVRRLIGTGLAQQVFALWRPMVSMLPAGAVLWLARPRLMAAESLTEMAISAVLVGALYLLVYALSVLAAWRLAGRPAGLERHLVDTLRKRFKHSTNAMESHGTQPQ; encoded by the coding sequence GTGTCAACTAAGTCGTCAAATATCGCGAGCAAGGCGGTCGGCGCCGGAGCTTGGACTGTCGGTACGCGGCTGATTGCCAAGCTGATCGACCTGGCCATGTTGCTCTGCCTGGCTCGTTTTCTGGGGCCGGCTGAGTTCGGCCTAGTGGCCACCGCGATGGCCGTAGTGTTCATCGTCGAAGCCTTGTTCGAGTTGCCGATGGCCGCAGCGTTGATTCGCCTGCCTGAGTTGACGCCCGCCATGTTGCACACGGCCTTCACGCTCAGCCTTTTGCGCGGGATCGTCATTGCACTCCTTTTGCTGGCGCTGGCCTGGCCGCTGGCTGCGTTCAACGATGAGCCACGGCTGACGAGCTTGCTCGCAGTGCTCGCGCTGGCGCCGGCGCTGCGTGGGCTCGTCAGCCCGCGAATGGTCGAATATGCGCGTGCGTTTAACTTTCGACCTGACTCTGCAATGGAGCTGTCTGGCAAGGCTGTCGCATTCACCGTATCGGTTGCTATCGCTGTCATCACTCGCAGTTACTGGGCTATTGCAGCGGCGACCGTGTGTGGCCCGTTGGTATCGACGCTCTTGTCTTACTACATCGCCCCATTGCGACCGCGACTGACGCTCGTTCATTGGGCAAATTTCTCCAGCCTGATCGGCTGGAACTTCTTGTCCCAGTTAAGCGCGGCACTCAACTGGCAAATCGACCGGTTGATGCTTCCGCGGCTGACCACCGACACGGTGTTTGGGCAGTACGCCATGGGCAAGCAAATGTCGGAGATTCCGATTCAGGCACTGGTCGCACCTTTGGCTCGCCCTGCGATGGCGGCGCTGGCATCTGCCGGCGGTAGCCAGGCCTCGCGTTACCTTCAGTTGTCGCACGCCATTGCGCTGGTGCTGATTCCTGTGATGGGCGTGCCGCTGTTTTGGCCGGACGTGTTGGTCCGCGTGACGCTGGGCCCTGCCTGGGTGCTGGCGGCCGAGTGGGTTCGCTGGCTCAGTGCAGTCGCCTTGCTTGGACTACCAGCCGTGCTGATGGGCTCGCTCGCAATGACACTGAACCGGTCCCGCTGGGTCGCCGTACGCACCCTCGTCGAACTGCTGGCCCGGTTGCCGCTGGTTTGGGCAGGCGCCGTGCACTTCGGCATCCCCGGTGCGATTGCCGGTAGTGCGATCGCCACCGCGACCGGCACGCTCACTGCGCTTTTTATCGTTCGGCGCCTGATCGGGACCGGCCTTGCGCAGCAGGTGTTTGCGTTGTGGAGGCCCATGGTGTCGATGCTGCCGGCGGGTGCGGTTCTCTGGCTTGCGAGGCCCAGGCTGATGGCCGCCGAAAGCCTGACCGAAATGGCGATATCAGCAGTGCTAGTGGGAGCGCTGTACCTGTTGGTCTATGCGCTGTCGGTCCTGGCTGCTTGGCGGCTTGCCGGTCGGCCAGCTGGCCTGGAACGGCACCTGGTCGACACCCTTCGCAAGCGGTTCAAACATTCGACTAACGCAATGGAGTCCCATGGTACGCAACCTCAATGA
- a CDS encoding acyltransferase family protein — MLPFKNSRLLTLDAMRGLAAVGVILFHLDFIGPFAQSGYLAVDFFFLLSGVVIARAYQTRLERGLSLTDFLMERFIRLYPLYLLGFLIGLLRRLAQIATDHAIQMSWPDLGISAVFNLLMLPSPATDELAPINGPSWSIYFELLVNVVWASVLVRASKRTLIAYVVVLCIAMCALVVGTGWAEAGYTWSEVHFGLVRSFFGFGLGVLLTKYGTGSQPRDSSLSVVAAAALCAVLVVDVSPEYRALYDIVAIVLCFPAIVCMGVAFNPPAALKRVATVLGDISYPVYMLHFGPLFSFSYLARKLGVSPAVWIPAFIVGICAVSLYLARTYDPAARRYLKRMLSTRKKKTATAAHRR, encoded by the coding sequence ATGCTTCCTTTCAAAAATTCGCGTCTGTTGACGCTCGACGCGATGCGCGGGCTGGCAGCGGTCGGCGTCATCCTGTTCCATCTCGATTTCATCGGGCCGTTCGCGCAGAGCGGCTACCTCGCAGTCGACTTCTTTTTTCTGCTGAGTGGCGTCGTCATTGCGAGGGCCTATCAGACGAGACTCGAAAGAGGCCTGTCTCTCACTGATTTTCTGATGGAGCGGTTCATCCGGCTTTACCCGCTTTACCTCCTGGGCTTCTTGATTGGCTTGCTCCGGCGCCTAGCGCAGATCGCGACGGACCACGCCATTCAAATGTCGTGGCCTGACCTTGGAATTAGCGCCGTCTTCAATCTCCTGATGTTGCCTTCTCCTGCAACGGATGAACTCGCTCCCATCAATGGCCCGTCGTGGTCGATTTACTTCGAACTTCTTGTCAATGTGGTTTGGGCCAGCGTGCTCGTCAGAGCATCGAAACGCACATTGATTGCATACGTTGTTGTTCTTTGCATCGCAATGTGCGCATTGGTCGTTGGCACCGGATGGGCTGAAGCGGGCTATACCTGGTCAGAAGTTCACTTCGGCCTCGTTCGCAGCTTCTTCGGTTTTGGCCTCGGCGTGCTGCTGACTAAATACGGGACCGGGAGCCAGCCGCGGGATTCATCACTTTCAGTCGTCGCTGCGGCGGCGCTTTGCGCGGTGCTGGTTGTCGACGTTTCGCCAGAATACCGGGCGCTTTACGACATCGTTGCAATCGTTCTGTGCTTCCCTGCGATCGTCTGCATGGGAGTCGCATTCAATCCACCGGCTGCTTTGAAGCGTGTTGCGACGGTGCTCGGTGACATCTCCTACCCGGTCTACATGCTGCACTTCGGTCCGCTGTTCAGCTTCTCATATCTCGCTCGCAAACTCGGCGTCAGCCCGGCTGTCTGGATTCCGGCATTTATTGTCGGCATTTGTGCTGTGTCGCTCTACCTCGCCAGAACCTACGATCCTGCGGCGCGACGGTATCTGAAGCGAATGCTTTCCACTCGAAAAAAGAAAACCGCTACGGCTGCACACCGCCGCTGA
- a CDS encoding glycosyltransferase family 4 protein, which translates to MPGLVINGKFLQRSTSRSGVYRVARELLVALDNLFAQNPALANAVPCRVIVPGGRGTDLQLSRIGVEVDHGASEMRPLMRRLYGALWEQLVLPRRASGDTLISLCNMGPVMHGQAFTMVHDAQVYTSPASYSRLFGTWYRLMLPRLGKRNRALLTVSDFSRKQLDEFGVADAARIHVIHNGCDHVLRLVADSAKVDAAGLAGERYVLALANIQLHKNIAVLLKAFQAPALSDMTLALFGPAKREDFESRGHVVPINVEFLGFVSDEELAGLLQRATALAFPSTTEGFGLPPLEAMALGCPTVVAPCGALPEVCGDASLWADAHDADQWAAQIVRLRDDEVLRADMKRRGRTQAAKFTWDKAARRLLEIVIGQPLADADLLAPAHRIDRRPLAPPSLSGRAL; encoded by the coding sequence ATGCCCGGGCTTGTGATCAACGGCAAGTTTCTGCAACGCTCGACGAGTCGGTCCGGCGTCTATCGCGTGGCGCGTGAATTGTTGGTCGCGCTGGACAACCTATTCGCCCAAAACCCGGCGTTGGCCAATGCGGTGCCGTGTCGCGTGATCGTGCCGGGTGGCCGAGGCACCGACCTCCAGCTTTCTCGCATCGGGGTGGAAGTCGACCATGGGGCCAGTGAGATGAGGCCTCTGATGCGTCGGCTTTACGGCGCGCTATGGGAACAACTGGTGCTGCCCCGACGTGCCAGTGGCGACACGCTGATCAGTCTTTGCAACATGGGGCCTGTGATGCATGGCCAAGCATTCACCATGGTTCACGATGCGCAGGTCTACACCTCGCCTGCCTCGTACTCCCGCCTTTTCGGAACCTGGTACCGGTTGATGCTGCCCCGGCTGGGCAAACGCAACAGGGCATTGCTGACCGTCTCCGATTTCTCGCGAAAACAACTGGACGAGTTTGGCGTGGCCGATGCAGCGCGCATCCATGTGATCCACAACGGTTGCGACCATGTGTTGCGGCTCGTCGCGGACTCGGCCAAGGTCGATGCGGCTGGCCTTGCAGGCGAGCGCTACGTGCTCGCCCTTGCGAACATTCAGCTGCACAAAAATATCGCAGTGTTGCTGAAAGCTTTTCAGGCGCCCGCGTTGAGCGACATGACCCTTGCGCTCTTCGGTCCGGCAAAACGCGAGGACTTCGAGAGTCGAGGTCACGTCGTGCCGATCAACGTCGAGTTCCTGGGGTTCGTCAGTGACGAAGAATTGGCGGGACTGCTCCAACGCGCCACCGCACTGGCTTTTCCTTCCACCACTGAGGGATTCGGGCTACCGCCGTTGGAAGCGATGGCGCTCGGTTGCCCGACCGTCGTTGCGCCCTGCGGTGCGTTACCCGAAGTCTGCGGTGACGCATCGCTATGGGCCGATGCGCACGACGCCGATCAGTGGGCCGCGCAGATTGTTCGTCTGCGTGATGACGAGGTCCTGCGCGCAGACATGAAGCGCCGCGGGCGAACTCAGGCCGCAAAGTTCACATGGGACAAGGCTGCGCGTCGGTTGCTCGAAATCGTGATCGGACAGCCGTTGGCCGATGCCGACCTGTTGGCACCTGCGCATCGTATCGATCGTCGGCCACTTGCACCGCCGTCGTTGTCGGGGCGTGCGCTGTGA
- a CDS encoding acyltransferase family protein yields the protein MKIRPSSALTNGGERLAGIDGLRAIAMTMVIAQHCGLLPFGWIGVWLFFVISGYVITRGFIAEEALVHLGRALPSAGRRYRAFVRRRLLRIVPAYALYLGVCVLLFAIPYGMAGSIDSIGLITFTYNWQMVFQPVASTMHWPAIAHLWTLSVEQQFYVFFPLLFLGVPERWRWKLAGALVLLAPLTRWLWLLVVGAAMPDADAGRLAFSVYAATICQIDAFLLGALIARFQPQLLRNPRVPMRWLWVALAAIAVFAVIYMSLNYARGDRGADVLKNIFSGIVYGQQRELFGYSVINLFAAGVLLVTIAGVRGTAWLSKPWMTWIGRISYGGYLFHALVLWILSESIGEQLKYAPTAWRVAGFAAVFMTTVGLASLSFSCFEQPIARRFKAWASGHASALRMLKSAKIEP from the coding sequence ATGAAGATCCGTCCCTCAAGTGCCCTGACCAACGGTGGCGAGAGGCTGGCTGGCATCGATGGTTTGCGCGCAATCGCGATGACCATGGTGATCGCGCAGCACTGCGGCCTGCTTCCTTTCGGATGGATCGGCGTGTGGTTGTTCTTTGTCATCTCGGGCTATGTGATCACCCGCGGCTTCATCGCGGAAGAAGCTTTGGTTCACCTTGGCCGGGCCCTGCCATCGGCAGGTCGGAGGTATCGCGCATTCGTGCGTCGGCGGCTGCTGCGCATCGTTCCTGCGTACGCCCTCTATCTCGGCGTATGCGTGTTGCTCTTTGCGATCCCGTACGGCATGGCTGGTTCGATCGACTCGATCGGCCTGATCACATTCACCTACAACTGGCAGATGGTGTTTCAGCCCGTGGCATCGACAATGCATTGGCCCGCGATCGCACATCTTTGGACATTAAGCGTCGAACAGCAGTTCTATGTGTTCTTCCCTTTGCTCTTTCTAGGTGTGCCGGAACGATGGCGCTGGAAGTTGGCAGGTGCCCTGGTGTTGCTGGCGCCACTGACGCGCTGGCTCTGGCTGCTCGTCGTAGGCGCAGCAATGCCGGACGCAGACGCCGGCAGGCTGGCCTTCAGTGTCTATGCGGCGACCATTTGCCAGATCGATGCATTCCTGCTTGGCGCGTTGATCGCACGGTTCCAGCCGCAGCTCTTGCGCAACCCGCGTGTGCCGATGCGCTGGTTGTGGGTGGCGCTTGCCGCGATTGCGGTGTTTGCCGTGATCTACATGTCACTCAACTACGCGCGTGGCGATCGTGGTGCAGACGTGCTCAAGAACATCTTCTCCGGCATCGTGTACGGCCAGCAGCGCGAGTTGTTCGGGTACTCGGTCATCAATCTGTTTGCGGCCGGGGTACTGCTGGTGACCATCGCGGGTGTGCGTGGAACGGCCTGGTTGTCGAAGCCATGGATGACTTGGATCGGCCGCATTTCCTACGGCGGCTATCTGTTCCACGCATTGGTGCTGTGGATTCTGTCCGAGTCGATCGGTGAGCAGTTGAAGTACGCGCCTACGGCATGGCGTGTCGCCGGGTTCGCTGCCGTATTCATGACAACAGTAGGGCTGGCCTCGCTGTCATTCAGCTGTTTCGAGCAGCCGATTGCTCGGCGCTTCAAGGCTTGGGCGTCGGGACATGCGTCTGCACTTCGCATGCTCAAGTCGGCAAAGATCGAGCCTTGA
- a CDS encoding glycosyltransferase family 2 protein, which translates to MTQSLNIAIAIATAGRREVVAETIGLLAGQSRMANELMICPATEQDFDPVCLQGYSGPARVFRGPVGSSPQRNVLLDATEADVVIFFDDDFLPSDDYVAEVERMFAANPEVVVTTGKLLRDGALGPGIVHEEGLRLLREAGPNSEAQSITSTYNGYGCNLAVRMKTVRDHGIRFDERLPLYAWLEDVDFSRQLALHGDIVKVARLRGVHLGTKRTGRSPGARLGYSQVANPVYLARKGTMRWPLALKQVGKNMLANGLRSFSPEPWVDRRGRLLGNMRAIKDLIGGKMSPERALNVSR; encoded by the coding sequence GTGACGCAGTCGCTCAATATTGCGATCGCTATCGCCACTGCGGGGCGCCGAGAGGTGGTTGCTGAAACCATCGGTTTGCTCGCTGGCCAGTCCCGAATGGCGAACGAATTGATGATTTGCCCGGCCACGGAGCAGGACTTCGATCCGGTATGTTTGCAGGGCTACTCGGGACCGGCTCGCGTTTTTCGCGGACCGGTCGGCTCGTCGCCGCAGCGCAATGTGCTGCTCGACGCGACCGAAGCCGACGTAGTGATCTTCTTCGACGACGACTTCCTGCCGTCCGACGACTATGTCGCGGAGGTCGAGAGGATGTTCGCAGCCAACCCTGAAGTCGTCGTTACCACCGGAAAACTACTGCGCGACGGTGCGCTTGGTCCCGGCATCGTTCACGAGGAGGGGCTGCGTCTCTTGAGAGAAGCGGGACCGAACAGCGAGGCCCAGTCGATAACGTCGACATACAACGGCTACGGATGCAATCTCGCCGTTCGCATGAAGACGGTGCGTGATCATGGAATCCGCTTCGACGAACGCCTTCCGCTCTATGCATGGCTCGAAGACGTGGACTTCTCGCGGCAGCTCGCATTGCATGGCGACATCGTCAAGGTTGCGCGCTTGCGCGGCGTTCACCTCGGTACCAAACGAACGGGTCGTAGCCCGGGGGCTCGCCTCGGCTATTCGCAAGTTGCCAACCCTGTCTATCTGGCACGCAAGGGGACCATGCGTTGGCCGCTGGCTTTGAAGCAGGTCGGAAAAAACATGCTCGCCAACGGCCTGCGCAGTTTTTCTCCGGAGCCTTGGGTCGATCGGCGTGGCCGCTTGCTGGGAAACATGCGGGCGATCAAAGACTTGATCGGCGGAAAGATGAGTCCAGAGAGGGCCTTGAACGTCTCGCGGTAG
- a CDS encoding glycosyltransferase, with the protein MRTDVKVALVHYWLVGMRGGEKVLEVLCDLYPDADIFTLVCDPSAISEKLKRHRITTSFLQKIGGVRHYQKMLPLMPYALESFDLTGYDLIISSESGPAKGIIPGPDATHICFCHSPMRYIWDLYPQYRAAAGPITRSLMSLAAPSLRQWDVSTSHRVDHFIANSAYVAKRIERYYRRTAQVVHPPVNLARFAPLAPSEEPGDYYLCAGQITPYKKIEIAVEACARLGRRLVVIGAGSSPALKQLAGPTVEFLGAVDDASMTHHFAHCKALLFPGVEDFGIVPLEVMASGRPVIAYAKGGALETVVDGRTGLFFHEQTTEAMVDAIGRFEATAASFRSDLLHAHAGTFDTAVFKAKLAERIDSLLAIQQCPAV; encoded by the coding sequence ATGCGTACTGACGTGAAGGTCGCGTTGGTCCATTACTGGCTGGTCGGTATGCGCGGAGGGGAGAAGGTCCTCGAAGTGTTGTGCGACCTCTACCCCGATGCGGACATCTTCACGCTGGTGTGCGATCCGTCTGCCATCTCGGAAAAGCTCAAGCGTCATCGCATCACCACGTCGTTCTTGCAGAAGATCGGTGGGGTACGGCACTACCAAAAGATGCTGCCGCTCATGCCTTATGCGTTGGAGTCTTTCGATCTCACCGGCTACGACCTGATCATCTCCAGCGAGTCAGGGCCGGCAAAGGGAATCATCCCCGGACCAGATGCGACCCACATCTGTTTTTGCCACTCGCCGATGCGCTACATCTGGGACTTGTACCCGCAGTACCGCGCAGCGGCCGGTCCCATCACGCGCTCGTTGATGTCGCTGGCGGCGCCTTCGCTGCGCCAATGGGACGTGAGTACCTCGCACCGCGTCGATCACTTCATCGCCAATTCGGCCTATGTGGCCAAGCGCATCGAGCGCTACTACAGACGCACTGCGCAAGTGGTGCATCCGCCAGTGAACCTCGCACGCTTTGCGCCGCTCGCTCCATCCGAAGAGCCAGGCGACTACTACCTCTGTGCCGGCCAGATCACGCCGTACAAGAAGATCGAAATCGCAGTCGAAGCCTGTGCCCGTTTGGGCAGGCGCCTTGTCGTTATAGGCGCCGGTTCGAGCCCCGCGCTCAAGCAACTGGCGGGCCCCACCGTGGAGTTTTTGGGTGCGGTCGACGACGCCAGCATGACGCATCACTTTGCGCACTGCAAGGCGCTTTTGTTCCCAGGAGTAGAAGACTTCGGCATCGTTCCACTCGAAGTCATGGCGAGTGGCAGGCCGGTCATTGCCTATGCCAAAGGCGGGGCGCTCGAAACGGTTGTCGATGGGCGCACCGGCTTGTTCTTCCATGAACAAACGACAGAGGCCATGGTCGATGCGATAGGGCGGTTCGAGGCCACTGCGGCGTCCTTCCGTTCCGACCTGTTGCATGCGCACGCGGGCACCTTCGACACGGCTGTGTTCAAGGCGAAGTTGGCAGAACGCATCGATTCGTTGCTCGCCATTCAACAATGCCCAGCGGTCTGA
- a CDS encoding polysaccharide pyruvyl transferase family protein, producing MSTYIQTNFSVLPGDFVNLGDAMLSLAAARRMTRDGGRVSVLPYRRPSDEVREEFEKEGFEVISMRDHPLLAFRVCNSSSIWIGGGHAIRNEVSLGWLSFTTVVSWLARKSGRNVRVIGSGATHIKSRWRRWLFGNIFSACDKVCVRDQLSEKSLKADFPDAAEKVNLVGDLAFLKGRLDFHANLLEEFSCVVSPGIDLVEGRTEDPQEILEALRVLFERFKMKHVIIVSHDSRSEFGLPFCEAFESVVREALPVTVEVITQKGIEHGLMEPYGRARWIITGRLHGLIIGAMLRRRVFYTTGSAKKLRPFAELFEYGMATHVQGIQSPSTANESIAPAVLKQGIAAELNFNV from the coding sequence ATGTCCACTTACATCCAGACCAATTTTTCTGTGCTCCCAGGGGACTTCGTGAACCTGGGAGATGCGATGCTTTCGCTCGCCGCAGCACGTCGCATGACGCGCGACGGTGGTCGCGTCTCGGTGTTGCCCTATCGACGGCCCAGCGACGAAGTGCGCGAAGAATTCGAGAAAGAAGGGTTTGAAGTCATCTCCATGCGGGATCATCCTTTGCTTGCATTTCGGGTCTGCAACAGTTCCTCGATCTGGATCGGTGGCGGCCACGCCATCAGAAATGAAGTCTCCCTGGGCTGGCTGTCTTTCACCACCGTCGTGTCGTGGCTGGCCAGAAAATCCGGACGAAATGTACGGGTCATTGGCTCCGGGGCGACCCACATCAAGTCGCGTTGGAGGCGATGGCTGTTCGGTAATATCTTTTCTGCTTGCGACAAGGTCTGCGTCCGCGATCAGCTCTCGGAAAAGTCACTGAAAGCGGACTTTCCTGATGCCGCCGAGAAGGTAAATCTGGTCGGCGATCTCGCATTCCTTAAAGGGCGCCTCGATTTTCACGCAAACCTGCTCGAAGAATTCTCTTGTGTGGTTTCTCCCGGCATCGACCTCGTCGAGGGCCGAACTGAAGATCCTCAGGAGATCCTCGAAGCGTTGCGGGTGCTGTTCGAACGATTCAAAATGAAGCACGTCATCATCGTGTCCCACGATTCCAGGAGCGAGTTCGGACTTCCTTTTTGCGAGGCTTTCGAATCGGTCGTTCGCGAGGCGCTTCCAGTGACGGTGGAAGTGATTACGCAAAAGGGAATCGAACACGGCCTGATGGAACCGTATGGCCGAGCGCGCTGGATCATCACGGGTCGCCTTCATGGTCTGATCATCGGTGCCATGCTGCGCAGACGGGTGTTCTACACGACCGGCTCTGCCAAAAAGCTGCGGCCGTTTGCGGAACTCTTTGAATATGGAATGGCAACGCACGTGCAGGGCATCCAATCCCCAAGTACCGCAAACGAATCGATCGCGCCGGCTGTTCTCAAACAGGGAATTGCCGCTGAATTGAATTTCAATGTGTAG
- a CDS encoding polysaccharide biosynthesis tyrosine autokinase, with amino-acid sequence MLVDAEEAPRLSAYKDILLDHKWLIGGIVATALFIGLAYVTLATPVYRANLLVQVEDSAPDSKSFLNETTGMFEVKTPVTGELQVLGSRMVLNAAAEQAGLLINAQPRYLPLVGPWLARRAVGFSDPLLGGYVSGTERIDVTRFTVPPSLEDTGPFIITTLGGGRYRVSHELLDVPLEGVVGQPLRQTLSDGVVDIQLSQLSGKPGAQFNVYAASLDRAVDALQGRLQMVEQGRQSNVIGVTLEDSNRVRLAAVLNAIAEQYLRQNMERKSAEAEKTITFLNTQLPIFERQLRVSEDAYAHFRNENGTVAFDEEAKVWLAKTATLQTSLLDLQQKRRETEPYFTDQSSRVLTLDKQIGAVQGELGALNSRIAGMPNVQRDALRLERDVRVNGTLYQSMQSNVLQMRLLKEGKTGNVRLVDKAAVSKVPVKPQKLIVLALALVLGLMVGPALAIWRSRSRPGVHNPEEIEVHTGLDVYAVVPHSPEQLLIDRGTGRKKSSGTLLADVSPHSHPIEALRELRVGLKIAMAEASNNRILVTGATPGIGKSFIARNFAMLLAQSGKRVLLINADLRKRDLSGTFSLPHEGGLSELLTGKLSAQQAIHVQVRPNLDVLTTGKLPRLPADMLESAAFTVALDELSSRYDSVVIDSAPVLVAADAAAVAPACGLVLLVARAGKSQLGELNESVRRLAKAGVKIDGVLFNGMDFRRRYNGNQGYRHGGYKYSDYEYAAKAA; translated from the coding sequence ATGTTGGTCGATGCCGAAGAAGCACCGCGCTTGTCGGCCTACAAAGACATCCTGCTCGACCACAAGTGGTTGATCGGCGGCATCGTTGCAACGGCACTATTCATTGGTCTCGCCTACGTGACTCTGGCTACACCCGTGTATCGCGCCAACCTGCTGGTACAGGTCGAAGACTCCGCGCCAGACAGCAAGAGCTTTCTCAATGAGACCACTGGCATGTTCGAGGTCAAGACGCCAGTCACCGGCGAGCTTCAGGTTCTCGGCTCTCGAATGGTGTTGAACGCGGCGGCCGAACAGGCGGGCTTGCTGATAAATGCACAACCGCGTTATCTGCCACTGGTCGGCCCATGGCTCGCCCGCCGCGCCGTTGGTTTTTCGGACCCTCTTCTCGGCGGCTATGTGAGCGGAACCGAGCGCATCGACGTGACCCGCTTCACTGTGCCGCCTTCGCTCGAGGACACCGGACCGTTCATCATTACGACGCTCGGCGGCGGACGCTATCGAGTGAGTCATGAACTGCTCGACGTGCCGCTCGAGGGCGTGGTCGGGCAACCGCTGCGGCAAACGCTGTCCGACGGCGTCGTGGACATTCAGCTGAGCCAGTTGTCCGGCAAGCCCGGGGCTCAATTCAACGTCTATGCGGCATCACTGGATCGCGCCGTCGACGCTTTGCAAGGACGTCTGCAAATGGTCGAGCAGGGCCGCCAGTCCAACGTGATCGGCGTGACGCTGGAAGACAGCAACCGGGTGCGTCTGGCCGCCGTTCTCAATGCCATCGCCGAGCAGTATCTCCGGCAGAACATGGAACGCAAATCGGCGGAAGCCGAAAAAACCATCACGTTTCTCAACACCCAACTTCCCATCTTCGAGCGCCAGCTCAGGGTTTCGGAAGACGCCTACGCGCACTTTCGCAATGAGAACGGCACCGTCGCCTTCGACGAGGAGGCCAAGGTCTGGCTGGCCAAAACAGCGACCTTGCAGACCAGCCTTCTCGACTTGCAACAGAAGCGACGCGAGACGGAGCCCTACTTCACCGATCAAAGCTCTCGTGTGCTGACGTTGGACAAGCAAATCGGCGCCGTGCAGGGCGAACTCGGCGCCCTTAATTCACGCATTGCCGGCATGCCCAATGTGCAGCGCGATGCCTTGAGGCTGGAGCGCGACGTGCGCGTCAATGGCACGCTGTACCAGTCCATGCAGAGCAACGTGTTGCAGATGCGGTTGCTGAAGGAAGGAAAGACCGGCAATGTGCGGCTGGTCGACAAGGCCGCCGTGTCCAAGGTGCCGGTCAAGCCGCAGAAGTTGATCGTCCTCGCTCTTGCATTGGTGCTGGGTCTCATGGTCGGGCCAGCGCTTGCAATATGGCGCTCCCGCTCCAGGCCGGGCGTTCACAACCCTGAAGAGATCGAAGTCCACACCGGCCTGGACGTGTATGCCGTGGTGCCCCACAGCCCGGAGCAGCTTCTGATCGATCGAGGCACCGGCAGAAAGAAGTCGTCCGGTACCTTGCTCGCCGATGTATCTCCGCACAGTCACCCGATAGAAGCTTTGCGTGAACTGCGCGTCGGTCTCAAGATTGCGATGGCCGAGGCAAGCAATAACCGCATACTCGTTACCGGTGCCACCCCCGGTATCGGCAAAAGCTTTATCGCCCGCAACTTCGCGATGCTGCTGGCCCAGTCCGGCAAGCGTGTGCTGCTCATCAATGCCGACCTTCGAAAACGCGATCTGAGTGGCACCTTCAGTCTCCCGCACGAGGGAGGATTGTCTGAACTCCTCACCGGCAAACTCAGTGCGCAACAAGCCATCCATGTGCAGGTGCGCCCCAATCTCGATGTGCTGACCACCGGCAAGCTGCCTCGCTTGCCTGCGGACATGCTGGAGTCCGCGGCATTTACCGTCGCGCTCGACGAACTTTCATCACGCTACGACAGCGTGGTCATCGACTCTGCGCCAGTGCTGGTGGCAGCCGATGCGGCGGCAGTGGCACCCGCCTGCGGACTCGTGCTGCTCGTGGCGCGTGCCGGAAAGAGCCAGCTGGGGGAACTGAACGAGAGTGTTCGCCGGCTTGCAAAAGCCGGTGTGAAGATCGACGGGGTGCTCTTCAACGGAATGGACTTTCGTCGCCGGTACAACGGCAACCAGGGCTACCGCCATGGGGGCTACAAGTACTCGGACTATGAGTACGCGGCCAAGGCAGCGTAA